ACCGTCATAAAAGAAATTCACTTCAATTAGGAAAACGTGTATTTGTACGTTTTGCGAGCCCTCAATACACGTAAGTTCTTATCGTAACCTGTATCATTATCCGATTACATTTGCTTACCCAGTGAGAGGAGATATGCTATATTCCATTGAATCAACATCCGGCAAAACCAATGATTACAAATACGTGAGCATTCTACGGACATTTGATTCTGccaagaatatttgtgaagCAGACGGCTGGCACCTAGCAATGTTTCACTCGAAGACAGACTTGGATGACGTATATCGCGAATTCTGTGATGATGATATAAACTATGTGCAGTGGCTTGGTGGTGAATGGAAGAATTCCGCCTGGCACTGGGTGATGGATGATTCAGTTATGGATTTGCAAAACTTTCCGGGTCTTGATTTTCCAAAAGGGGACCAAGATGTAAAGCTATCCATTAAAGGAGAAGGTTGTCCTCAatataaattattaaaaaagaATCCTACAGTAATTAGGAAGTTCGTTTGTATGAAAGGCAAAGTCAAATATTCCTtctttttaaatattcattgcGCTTTATGCAtaatgatagcacatttcattcatcaatttCATTCATAACAGTTGATAGGTCGTTAAAAAATGCTACTTTTTCACTCTTCGAAGACTTCATTCCTAGCAAGATTTAAGTGCAACGAAAcacatgtttgtttctttttatgCAGAAATTAGTTCTACTATTCCCTCTAGGTAGAATATCAAAGGAAACGTCTCATTTGTTATGTCTCGGTGTCTAAAATCAAAGCACATTAAAGAAATCACATTGATTAGCACGAGCATGTGGTGTGTAATAAAATACGTATGGCgactttattcgggctatagcgcatATTTATTACCCCAATTGGTAtcgcgttaccagaaacacgtTGCTCTACCCCGGCCAACGACCACTTGGAACAGCGATTTGTACCTTGAAACACATGCCCTCAAGGTAGTAAACTGGCGCTCTATCAGTCGTTACGATCGAAGTGTCTGGTTCACAGAGCACTGGCTTCGCCTTCGCCTTGTTGAGTACACATTTGTCTTGCTCGAATGTACTCGAAATCTTCAAAATAACAGGATAATATCAAAGGTGGAGGCGAACTCTTTCTATAACACTTCACGCAGAATATTACGTTGATAGTTAGTTGTATTGTGACAAATTTGCGAATAATTGTCACATCGTCTATACTTATGGTTTTCCATTTATGCAACTAGACAAATTAAAATCATCAGCCCAATCATGGTGACCGAAGACACTCATAATGTTCTGATGGAAACGTGATCGTTAAAGTTATGACTGTCTATTTGTGTAGCAACCATTAGTTTCATTGGAATGTTTCTTAAGCCTCTTTCCCATTTTCTTATTCATCTgtatatttctttcaaaaagaATCCCCATCAGGAGCAACTGGATCCGCAACTACAGCTGGAACGATGTTTGACTATTCGGAGTCGCAACTATCGACTTCTTTTATTACATCCCCGTCAGCATCACAGGTAATGGTGGGAGACAGCAATGTTCATAGTAATGCAAATCTGATTTTTTCGTATTTTTACCCTTATCTTACCGGGCGAGTTTCATAGAATGTTATTTCTCACAAACATGTCTGTTACGAAAAGACATAAAGCGTGCTCTGCTTTAGATAACATTTGAAAATGATGTGTTACCTATAGTTTATAACGTCTTATATTGGGCAGGTGTCTAAGGGATAATAAGGTATTTCAAGGGGTGCATGTTACCAGCTTCATGGGCAAAATATATATGACTGTTTATATTTTTTGTCTAATTAGTTTTGCTATTGCAGTAATCGATATGCGTTCTgcataaaaatgtattttcatatcCAAGTTCATGAGTCCATACTCTTGAGAGAATGTTTATGTCTGCCTTTGGGTCATTTTTATCGCACTGTAAAGTTTTCATTGTCACATGCATGAACGTTACAATCAAAACTGCATTTGACCGCTGTTGTGTGTGACATTTCTCCCTTACCAATCTGTATTTATTGGCAGagaattgatgaaataaatgacCATATCCTGCATGTTCGAGGGCTAAATATCACTCTGAATGAAAGTATCGAAGTAACTACAGGTTTGTATATTGTCTTCGTCTAATGTTTGAGCGTCGTTTGACAACAGTTTCTATCGTGTTCGTCCATCAGGCATGGCAACGAGATCGAAAATATCTACCCTTGAAGTACAAACTATTTAGAAACGTTGATCGGTCTATCTGTTTATATTACTAggtgcaatattttgaatggAAATATATAAATGTGTCAGTTTATAAGATTATTAGGAAATGAAAGTCATAGTACATCAAAATGAATCAGTATGACAA
The Ptychodera flava strain L36383 chromosome 3 unlocalized genomic scaffold, AS_Pfla_20210202 Scaffold_25__1_contigs__length_14229661_pilon, whole genome shotgun sequence DNA segment above includes these coding regions:
- the LOC139125268 gene encoding uncharacterized protein → MLYSIESTSGKTNDYKYVSILRTFDSAKNICEADGWHLAMFHSKTDLDDVYREFCDDDINYVQWLGGEWKNSAWHWVMDDSVMDLQNFPGLDFPKGDQDVKLSIKGEGCPQYKLLKKNPTVIRKFVCMKESPSGATGSATTAGTMFDYSESQLSTSFITSPSASQRIDEINDHILHVRGLNITLNESIEVTTGILRHMQEIVDDFIPPVGSNQEPKVEKDITEMILSLFDELAMFILNKTTSDNGAIEFKTRSFVFILEKNSLENLGNTTLMVGPHSGFEIPPLLNHLPRSHQNVTNSVNRMVLRIGSFAHEISNVTHKFTTDILTLSFTT